Below is a window of Impatiens glandulifera chromosome 2, dImpGla2.1, whole genome shotgun sequence DNA.
TGTGTTTACTGGAATTGTATCAATCGTTAATCACCCGCTAACTCAATGCAATATTGTAATTTAGCCTAAAGAATCTCTATCAACATGTCAACAATGTTGTCATTGataaacaccattttgataacaaCTTTCCATACTCGATCATGCTATTGTCAAGTGTAAATCACATAATGTCACCACTCTTTTTATCTTGATTAACTCTTCCAATATGTTTCTTCAATAACCCTTTTCCAAAGAAAATCTCTCCAAACTCATTTTAGAcgagaatttcttcaagtcaaagccCTAACATAGTGATTTTGTTTTGCTATTTTTGACTATCTTTAAGAGTATGTCAATAAGAGCTTCAAAATAATCCCACTCATGTATGTCAAGACTACAATCAGTTATaaaatcttcaattaattttctacaagcatgaagatgtatcgtttgttctccacattcttctagTCAAATCCCGCATAGAAAGAATATAACAAACCATGTATATAATTAGTGCACCCTCAATTCATACATTAGAAATGATCATTTTTAGTAGAACTCTTGAGGCATCAAcacccacttgacaacttcgTATCAATACTTACCAGATATTATCAAACAAACCTATTCATAAGGTTTGATGCAAATCCAAATCCGACCTTTACACACACATATCAAAACCATACTCTTGCAAACAAATCTTAAAGTCAAATTCTGTAATTAGAAAACActttacatgttgcatcaaATGTTTTCCACAATTTGCAACATCGAATAAgcactccaccttctttttcaactctAATTTTCAATCTACACATTAAcaaatatcaaatctcttaagAGATAAATCATAAATCTCCATTtgtgaaaattggaatcaaataggCTGTAAACCCATTTTGTGAAAACAAACGAGATTTCatgaaaaagtcttagttgttgaTTACTTTAAAGTTTCTTATTGAGTCTTTATCTCTATATATTGTATTAtaccataatataatataatatctatatataaacatatttttttccttttatatattttaatagatcatatgtccaaattaaaataagtcaaaagaatAAACCACATCTTCTTCGTTCTGGTATTGTTGCCTACCCGACAACTTTTCATCATTTGCGCCCATTGGTACTTTCAAGAAGAACAAAATACATGttgtcttcttctctcttcttctcaattAATCGTCActcaaaactaataaatattttaacgacTGTTGACATCACCTTAGAAACTGAAGATTTTGACTCATATCTTCACAACGGTTAATTTTTCTGCACCCAATGTCGTTTTCTCAAATAACCAACAAtcttcaacaacaaaaaaatccaacaacaaaaaaatccaacaacttcttcaatggCGGCTAGAGtttctattatatattcataaatagattatgttaaatattctcaaaacatgctTTTATACaatttgttgagaaaatatataatttaaacacaaaatataaatataaagagataaataataataaagaatacaaGATATAATAAGGTTCTGTCAATAAATGCCTACATCCTCAGGGAGTTGTTCATTCTATTAATTTTCCATGGAATAATAGTCCAAGTAATTCTAGGTTATAATGTCTTTATTTATAAGAGTATATCAAAGTCATAAATACTAAACTACTAATCCTGAGACCGTTAAAAGCTTAAAgcacattataatatataaactctaataaaatatgaacccAAATCCAACAATATCACGTTCAAAAAAGACctaaaaattcttataattgaAGTCTAAACAACTTAAAATGTAAAAGATTTTCTTTAAGTTATGTATTTTTTCTAACTCTAAtcattaaaatttcatatatttatttgtgattACTTTTCTCCTATTATTCTCTATTTAATTTTCACGCTCCATAACTATAACTTAGACACATGAACCATAAATATAGCTTAGACGCATGACTAGGGGCAGAATGGTACTGAAATTAGACACATGGTAgtattgaaatattatatacCTTTAGATGCATGTTAAGACGTGGataaaataacatctaaattttttatttttaataaatggtcAAATAGTTTTAGTAGGGACCACCCTTCGGGGTGGCACATGGGATATATTACCGAGACACTTTCACATGCATAACTAAGCACCCAACCCTTAAAatagagttttaaaaaaaattcctaatattttaagaatcaaattaggtggcgactcttaCTTGAGCCATCTACGTCATGCTTTCGTTAAAAAATCTACATCTGGTTGCTCATTTCACTTTAGGACGAGACAATTCTTAAGAGAGCGGTCTTTTCACCCATTTTTACGAAATTCGAGAGGAAGTTAAGTCAATGGATTATCTATCtgagttatattaataaacttattttctaCAACACAGTGCTCAGGTCAGACCAACCATTTAAATCCTTCATCACTGCCCACGGGACGCGAGCGGAATGGAAGGCATTAGGTTCCGACCAATTTCTAATATGAATTCCTTAAAGATGGGGCGTCGattttataagaaaacaaaaactgATGACTTTTTTGGGAACGTTATATGcttattttgaaacaaatatttggccatttaaaaaatacactttttacacaaacaaaataaaacaaaagggGCATAACTCGAAACTTGTTTGACGATGTGGGTGGTTTCACCATTTAGGGTATATGGCCATTTGCCTTGAGATAGCGTCAAGGCGTGCATTGTGAGGTGTCGCCTATGCATCTATTGGtatatgtttatttgaatttattcgACTAGATCTCACGACCCCTATTGGTCGTTAGAACCTCTTACATTAAAAGTCATAAACGTGACTTCTTTGTTAGTGTCCAAAGACATTGTCAACAATTTCGCAAAATCACGCCAAAAAAAGTgggtaaataaaaaattaaaggactTTGCTTTTGAGTGCAGGCCGAGCCCATCTCAAAGGACAAGTCCCATCCCGCAACCCAGCCAAATTATGCCCAATTCGAAGCTCTACGggtgaaaaaatataaagaaaaaaagaaaaaccctgatgaaggaaaaccctaaacctctttttaaaaaaagtataaaagtAATCCTTAAATAAAAGGTGAATAAGACCAAAGGATCAATTTCTAATTGGGATAAACTTTGACACGAAGACTTAAATAAACcatgggaagaatgtcaattgtGTTTACAAAGTTGGAGCAatgtgtcaattttatttacaaagtcgcaaaattctatttttgtataaaaaaagttgtcaaatgtgtcaaaaataaataaaataacgaaAGTCATCTAACGGGGTTAAATTTTATCCACGTGGCATCCacgtatttattttatatgttttttaaagttttttttatttcaaacgaACCTAAGTCAGTAATTAAAATTACCATGTCTTTTTTTTACTGACCTAATTTACCTCCATCAGTTCACCAGCAACCGCCATCGTCAATCTCTTCATCAGCAATCGACGTCGCTGCCCTCTTTACCAGCAGTGGTCGTCGTCGCCCTCTTCACCAGCAGTGGTCCTCATCGCCCTCTTCACCCTCTTTACAAGCAACCGTCGTCGTAACCCTCTTTGCAGCATCCCTAATAATATGGACGGACGAGAAGAAATGTTAGTTTTATCATACCTAATTTCTCTTGATGAATGTATAAATTAGTTACAGAAATCTACTATGTTTAGAAAAAAGTAGTTACAAAAACCTGAATCTTCACATTTGAGGGTCTTTTGGGCAAGCAATTTTTGTTCAGGAATCGTTCTTTTAAATCTTTATGTTTGCTGCCAAGACTCGATTTGTTTCATAAACTTTTGCATTTGTTCTTCTTGAAATGTACTTTTTGGTGTTTGTTGTTATTGTTGTTCTTAAACCTAAATCTTCACATTTGAGGGTCTCTTGGGCAAGAAATTTTTGTTCAGAAATCgttcttttaaatttttctgTTTGCTGCCAAGATTCGAATTTTTTCTTGCACTTTTGCATCATAGACACACAATTTATTTAGGAACTGAAAGATGCTCATGCATATCATGGAATATTAGTGGCATTCCATGTGTACATGTTGTCCGTGCAATAGGCCAAACCAATGGGAGTTTAAAAAACCTGTCTCTCATTGGTATAAGAAGGATACACATTTAAAGGCGTATATGTTTGACATAAAACCTATGCAGGGACCAGAGGCTTGGTATAGTAACATTCAAGTTTTACCGccaaaaaatatcatgaaatcaGCAGGTAGACTAAAGAGGTGTAGATGAAAAACTCCAGATGAGCCAAAATCACATGGTAAAAGGTGAAAGAGGGGATCCATAATGCATTGTAGTAAGTGTGGACAAGAAGGTCATAATAAGAAAGGAtgcataaataattttggtgGCATAGTTAGTGCTCCTCCGAGAGACAATGCAGGTACgttgtattatttaaaacaaattttgtaTGTTATGAATGTGTTgagttcatttttttaattatgcaGGTCAATCATCTCAAGGACAATCCTCCCAAGGTCAATCATATCAAGGACAATCCTCCTAATGTCCATCTTCTCAAGCAAATATTCAAGGAAGATTCTCTATTCTACTACAAAATATTATAGCTAggtattatttttaacatattaatatagcaaaatcatttataaataattcatttgtttGTTGGTTAAGGTGCAGGTACAAGTATTAGTTCAACTGTACCTGTTACTGTTGGTGCAACTGAGATAAATCATAGAATTAGGCCACCTGGTTTAATGTGGAGAATTGTTCCTGCAATTTCAAGTAATCAACTTCAAACTGCAGTTAGAGAAATAAGAAGAAAATTTTTGGGGAAAAACAAACTAGTATAAATTACTGTTATATTATGTTCTTTTATAAGCATTATGTATTTTTGGTGATACTGAAGTTCTTCTCTATCTTCTACTACTGTTGGTCTTAtcttggttaaaaaaattcttattgtGAACTCAGCTTTAGAGAAGCCTATTTTGGtggttttgtttgaatttggtATTTCGGAGAAGCCTATTTTGttggttttgtttgaatttggtATTTCTTGGTTATACTATTTTGatagttttgtttgaatttagtATTTCTTGGTTATACTATATTGatagttttgtttgaatttggtATTTCTTGGTTATACTATTTTGGTGGCTTAATTTCAGGTTCAGATTTCTCTATTGTGGATTAACATATTTCATTTCAAGTATAAATATTAGATTGGAAACTAAGTTGCATAAATGAACTTTAAGTAAAGGAAATTCTAGGTTAGAAAAAGCAGCACAAAAAAGGTTTCCACATATCACCTaatatcttttataatattagAATGGCAACACTAAACATATCCTCAACTAGAACTTATGCTCTTGTTGCAACTCCAACATGAGGTCATTGAGGCTAGAAAAATGAAAAGGggtcataaaaaataaaactagatATTAGACTTCTTGACAAAATGATTCAATTAAGGAAAATCCATAGGTCCAAAAATATATGCCGAAGTTAGAGCAAAGTTAGGACTTGGAATCActaactaagaagccaacaaccAACTTAAGAGGagaaaactatatattataCTCGATTTGATTCTGCAAAGTTTTTAGGACTTGGAAGGGGGTGTTGTTTTGAAATGCTTAAAGACATAACATTTTCAGCAGATGTGTATGGTGAAAATAATTATTCCTAAAAAATTACCCACTAACTCAATTACTATTCTCTAACCAATCTTGACCACAAATCTAAGTGCTATTAGAAAACTCCATAATTCGAGAGATCAAGCACACAATATAAACACATAAATCTGTTTGCACCAGAGTTTTGGTCTCTATAGGGATTCAAACATACATAAATCTTCTGCATTTCAATTAGTTGTTCTTGAAATGAGGATAAAGAgacaaatctaacataatactTCAACATAGGTCTTTCATAATAGATAatacaatacaaaataaaatgataattcatCGTTAAGAATTGATTCACaactttcaatatttgaatcttCATCTTAAGTTCCTTCACTTTAGTCTTCAATTCGCCCATATTAGGGTTGCGGCAGAGAATGTTTGCGACGGTTGTTGTGGAGAGAGCGTCGACGGGGACTGTTGGTGAAGAGGTCGACAAACGAAGGTTGCTGGTGAAGAGGTCGGCGGACGGCGGTTGCTGGTGAAGAGGTCCGACGGCTGATGAGGATTGGGCGAGACGGCTGTCGAGGAATGGAAAGGAATTGAGTAGATTAGGTCTGTAAAAAATAaaggaattttatttatttattttagactTAGGTtcgtttgaaataaaaaaaaactctaaaaaatatatatataataaataagtggATGTCACGTGGATACAAATTTAACCCCATTAAATGGCTTccgttattttatttatttttgacacattttgacaactttatataaaaaaatagaattttgcgaatttgtaaataacattgaCACCTCGTTCCAACTTTGTTaacaaaattgacattcttcccaataAACCATGAGTTAATGCACTCCAGTTACGAGACTTCATTCTTATATGTTGTTCTCTTATTCAATACTATCAAAGTAAAACATATACATAAATCCTAACACTCAAAGTCTCAAACCtactaaaaaataacaaacacCTCTTTGCAAGAGtctatggcagaacccgcagaaGTGTTGAAGAATTATAGAGAGACATAGTATCGGATTTTGACGCACTTGCGGGAACGTGAAAAAAAGTTCCAAGTTCTCTTACACTCGTGtcttttttcccgtttttgagattttttatgaaattacgCTGAGtcgtttttaaaaataaataaataaataaaataacctCTGTCTAATTAAAAAGCCCCTAAGCTACTTTGAAAGCACTTAAATATTAAAGCATTAAAGTttacattcaaataaaataaataaaagtaaatacacatatattataataataatgtcgaGTATGTAGAGCGGCAGGTCCTCCCGACGTTGGAAGGGTGGTGGTGACCTTGGGATGATTCCGATGAGAGGACATTAAGGCAGGGCAGTACGACGGCCTGATAGAGATGCATGGCGATGGCGAGGGAGACGGAGACGGCGATGGAGACGGAGACGACGGAGACGACGGAGACGGCGATGGCGATGGAAACTGCAACGATTGAGGCTTGCCACACATTAGAGGGTTTCCGGTGAAGGCTTGGACTGGCAAGTGGGAGAGGGTGGTGGGAACAGTCCCAGTGATGTTGTTGTTTGCCACACTGAAATTAGCCGAGTTACGGAGATGAAGTCCAGGTAGAATACCTGTAAAATTATTGTTATCGAGTCGTAGGTATAGGAGACTGGTCATATTTTGGATTTCACATGGAATCTTTCCGAAAAAGCTATTTCCTGCTAGATCTACGAATTTCAACCGCTTTAACTGGGTGATTACAATGGGAAAATTCCCAGAAAATTTGTTGTTCCGCAGGATTAGTGTCCTCAGCAGTTGTAGGTTTGAAAAGTCCGATGGAAGAGTGCCCAAGAAACCATTGTTCGGGAGACTCAGTACTCGAATGTTACTCAATAAACCTGTTTTTTACACCAAGGTTAAAACATGTTTGCATAGTTAATTCATGTTTATTTCATTTACATACCGATGGTTTTATCTTCGATCTGACCAATGAAACCTTTTTGTGGGAACATAAGATACTTGACCTGGTTAGTGTCGTAGCAGGTGACTCCGACCCAATTGCAAACGTTGGGTGTGTCAGCAGTCCAATTAACTTCTGGTTTGTGTTTGGTATTTTGGAAGAGAGTGTAAAGGGCTTTCTTTTCCTCTTCCGGCGTTGCGGAATCAACCAAATGGTGATTCTGTAGCACCAGCAGCGACATCCATGTAATCATCAAGAGATAATAACAAACACTTTGGACATTTGATGCCATTGATTTTGATGCCGCGCgacaagaaagaaaaaaataaaaaataaaaacaagatcaAGATCAGCTTATCTAGCTGAAGGATGTATATAGTGGAATGTAAGACTCTCTCATTCTCACTCTCACTCACTCACTTAGATGGATCGATCATATATAGAAATAGAACAAACATagttttaattagattaataaagTTGTTTTTACACAAATGTAAGGGCACTCAAAATTTGAATAATGCTTATCATTAAAGTGACTACTGTGTTTTGTTTTACAACGTTTCATTGTTAATATATATCAGCATAGTCAATTTGCTTTCCAGATAATTAATCGTAaacatcatattttatattacaatttttaaaataaaaaatttattttcaaattaataatcaagataaaatgtttcaaaaatcatttcataaatattcaattaaattgataaatattatatgttaaaaattaattgtaaaatagaaaaaaaaatcaaataattaaataattatatacacatataaattaaaagtatattattttgttaaataatataataggtTTAAGTTTACCGtacttaaacaaatattttttccacttaatcatttatatcggttaatacaatttataattatatatatatatatatatggtataaaAGCTCTTGATCattcaattaattcataatttttcaataaaaacatattaattaagttaaaagtTATGAATGcgaaataatatatttaggtCATAAATCACTCTCTTAATTTAAACTATCATTTAATTATCTCTAAAATTCGGGCTCACATATACCGTCATATGAAATTCATATGCATCACACTCAATTTGAACCATCATTCCCTTCATCCCAAAATTTGCAATTCACACCTACAATCATCATTGtcattttaaagtttataataCACCTAAAATTCTATCATCTCGACTCGAACTCTaatttaagtttgaaatattaacattttcatcgcttaattaattatgatggttgaattcaattaataattatatatatatatataatatatatataagttctTGATCATTTGGTTAATCCATAATTTTTATCActaaaacacattaattaagTTAGAAGGTTATGAATgcgaaattatatatttagggCATAAATCACTCTCTCAATTTGAACTATGGTTACCCCATTCCTTAAATTCAGACTCACATATACCATCCTTTCAAACATGCATTATCCCTCTCAGTTTGAACTATCATTCCCTTAATCCTCAAATTTGCAACCACATATACCATCATTGttgttttaatctttataatactCTCTCTAAATTTCGACTATTCTCTTAATCCCTCAAATTTTTACTCACATATACCACCATAATTAACagtttaatctttataatagcCCCTCTAAAATATGTATAAACAGATACTCGAACCCTTATCTTAAGATTGAAATGTGAATACTTTAACCATTAAACTATTTGtgattattgaatttaatttataattttatgccCGTATAAGTTTTGTATATAAGTTCTCAATCCTCTAGTTAATCCATAATTTATATCactaaaaacacattaattatgTTAGAAGGTTATagatataaaatgatatatcaTTTACTTAATGCAACACATAATTTAgataattatcatatatattttctttattaaaaaatagttatttaaatattgaatattttttaattttttttttaaaataattcatttaataaaaaattgtttaagcacaacgaTAAACGCATagcatgaaaaaaaattatgtacaaattgaatacattaaaataattaattaacttaaaaattttCAAGAAGAGCAATAAGATCTTCACACGAATCCACAGATTTTCTAGATCTAATCTCCGACGTGACAGTGTAAGAGTAAATGAGAAGTCGTCTCAACCTCTTTAtaacacatacgacaacgactcACAATAATCATGCATTTTTCATACATCTATTGTCGGTGAGAATTTTGCCATGAATAATACTCATCTGATATGCATATTAGACTCCCATAAATTTTCCCAACAAAGATCAATCGGGctaactttattgaacaaagTATAACAATGTTCCACATGAAAGTTATTCAGATCATATCGCCGCATAGAATCTCGAGAAGACATGTTTAACCCCTTATTTCTAACCATGAACAAAAGTCTATCGGACATGCTTTCATCACTGttcaatcttcttctatatctgATACGGCTAGCAAAATCACTAGATCGAATGTCAAACATATCTTTGACTAATGCATCTCTACAAATAGAAATAGAAGCAAGCTCGGTAAAATCTTTCGTCAAACATTTACCACCACACAAGTGTCGTCTCAAAAACTAATCGAACTTCCATCACccacaataaaaattgaatgcTCCGGATAAACCTTCCACATAATATTAATACCACCTTAAATGTTGTATTCCATGGGTCTATAAAAATTCTTGGTGAACCCAACCAGACTTGTCATTACCACATttacatttaatcaatttatctCAAATACTCTCTTGCTCAGATTTAAATCTACTACACTATTTGGATAATAAGGctttattaaaagaaacaaGATCGTGGATTTCCAGTCCTCCAtgctcttttattaatttaaccttATCACAACTCACTAAATGAGAAAATTAAGAATCAGGCGATCCTCATAAGAATTACACATAATTCTCTCCATCTTCACGGTCACACACTTTGGGAGGACAAAAGGAGACATCATATAAGTTGACATTGAAGAAAGAACGTTCTTGATAAGGACTAAATGACCTCCCTTAAAAattatctttctttttcaaatgGAAAGCTTCCTCTTCATCTTATTGATGATCGGGTCCCAAGAAGATTTGGAGTTAGCTTTAGTCCCTAGTGGGAACCCAAGATACATAGACAAAATTTACCAATTTTAAATCACATAATACATGTT
It encodes the following:
- the LOC124924752 gene encoding probable inactive receptor kinase At2g26730, producing the protein MASNVQSVCYYLLMITWMSLLVLQNHHLVDSATPEEEKKALYTLFQNTKHKPEVNWTADTPNVCNWVGVTCYDTNQVKYLMFPQKGFIGQIEDKTIGLLSNIRVLSLPNNGFLGTLPSDFSNLQLLRTLILRNNKFSGNFPIVITQLKRLKFVDLAGNSFFGKIPCEIQNMTSLLYLRLDNNNFTGILPGLHLRNSANFSVANNNITGTVPTTLSHLPVQAFTGNPLMCGKPQSLQFPSPSPSPSSPSSPSPSPSPSPSPSPCISIRPSYCPALMSSHRNHPKVTTTLPTSGGPAALHTRHYYYNICFEVDYLKLQEQFSTLNQVA